GTTTGGGTGTGATTAGTCGGAACGAGTTGGTGTCAGGGTGCGAAGCGTTTGAGCGCGCGGACGCGCGACTTCGCTGGTTGAACGAGGGAGTAGTTGAGGGTTGGAACGGGTTGTTTGAAGAGATGTGGGAGTCGTTGGGTGAAGAGGTAGTGGGCGTTTTGTCGAGGGGTTCGGTGCGCGAGGGGGTTGCTGGGGTTGGCGATGGAGAGGGGGGCGAGGAGGGGGTGGTGGGGATGAGTGGCCGGAGGCTCAAAATGACCAAATTGCAGAGTGAGTTGTTCCGGATTTTGACTGGATATGTGGACACGTTATGGGCGTCTCGGATAGGCATTGATAGATTGGAGTCGATGTCGGTGGTTGCCCTTCACGTTGTGGATCACGTTTTGAACGCGCAGAGCCAAATCAGAAGCCATTCTGCCGTTTTGGCGAGGCGCGGTGAGGAGCGGCGGTCCGTGATTCAAGCGTTGAAGAGATTGCGGGCTTCGACTGGGGCGCAGTCCGACCAGATGGAGGCGATGCGAGACCTACCGGCCGAGCTCTCGATGCGTTGGAGGGGGATGACTGAGCGCGAGGATCTTATCAAAGAGCTGCAGGCGCACTTGGATAGGGAAGAGGAGGAATATCGCGACCAGGGGTTCACGAGGCCCAAAGTTTTGgttttgcttccgatgcgcaacgcGGCCATGCAGTTCGTCGAGCTGGTACTCAAGCTCGTGTCCAAAACAGGCCGCTCGCAGGTAGTTAACAAACGGAAGTTTTTTGACGAATATTTTTGCGCGGACTTTGTACCCCGCAGCAACAAGTCGGAGTTATGGCACGCGCTGTTTCAAGGATCTACCGACGACGTGTTCCGTCTAGGAATAAGTTTCGCACCGCGACACGTCGTCCTCTACTCTGACTTCTACGTGAGCGACATAATCGTTGCGTCTCCGCTGGGCCTTCGCCTTTCTATTCAAAACAACGATCACGACACGGACTATTTGAGCTCTATCGAGATCGCGGTCGTGGACTCTTACAACGTGCTTTTGATGCAGAATTGGGACCACGTCAAATGGGTGTTCGACCGCCTGTCCAAAATTCCCTCGTCTCCCGACAGAACCGACTTCGGACGCGTTCGGCCCTACTACCTGAACGACCAGGCCGCCTACTACCGCCAGACCGTGATGCTCGGAAACTACGTCAACGCCGACGTCAACGCGCTGTTCAATCGGACGCTGAAGAACGCGCGCGGAAAGGTGCGCATCCACTCCTTGGAATTGGAACGCGGGTGCATAGACCGCGTGACTTCATTCGCCCGTCAGGTCTTCTATCGTCTCGACGTCGATTCTCACGACAAAGCCGCCGAGACTCGTCTTGACTACTTCAAATCGCACCTGTACAGACAAATAACCAGCGAGTGGTCCGCCGGAACCCTCATCTTCATTCCCTGCTACTTCGACTACGTCCAAATCCGCAACTTTTTCAAAAAGCAGCTTCAAGACGACGCCGAATTCGTAGCCAGCTGCGAGTACACCAAAGAATGGGAACTCGCCCGCAACCAACGCTACTTCAAAAAAGGGAAGTCTCAGATTATGCTCTACACGGAACGACTCTACTTCTACAAAGGCGATCCCGTCGTTGGCGTCAAGAACATCCTCTTCTATGCGCCTCCTTTTCACGCCCACTACTACGCAGAGCTGGTCAACATGGTTCCCCAAGACGGCGTCTGCTGCACTTTGTATTCCAGATATGACCTACTGCAGATGGAGCCCATCATCGGAAAAAGCCAAACGAAGGAAATGCTTCGAAACTCCAAAAAAGTGCACTCCCTTCTCCGCTGACGCGAGCGTTCCCCCTTTTCGGCCCCGCCCGCGCCCGATAACGGGAGCGGTACAACGGCCCCGTGAGAGGCGCGCCGCTCTTTTCCGACCCCGTGCGCGCCGCCAAACGGACGCCCGTCGCGCGAGAGGCGCCTGGAGCGACCCCACGAGGAGAGAAGCTCGCGAAGCGCGAAGCGCGCAAGCAAGGTCGCACGGTCCTTTGCCTGTACCTCGAGACAAGTGTTTTTTgtagctctgttttttttttttttttttttttatgtttcgcGCGGAGGCGCAAAATCGAACACGAATTTTTCCTCGCGCTCCTCCTCGTTCGCCTGCGAGGCGGGGCCTCGTTCGCGAAGTCGTGTTTTTTGTCTTCTACCGGCGCGCATGTCCTCGCGCCTCATGGCAGGCGGCCCTTTGTCTGTCCCAGCGCCAACGCTCAAACTTCCGCGCCGCGACGGGCGGCCGTCATAAGTTTTGTACGCAAGAAAAACGCTTGCTTGCCTTAGCAGACCTCCTCTTTCTGATCCTCTTCCGCATAATTTTCTGTATTCATTGTGTCCAAGCCCAGCATTTCGTCCTGCTCTTTCGAGCGCACGTAGTCTTCTTCCTGAATCTGAGGATCCGGCTCCGGAGCGGTAAAGCTCTGGATATAGCTGTTGGCAATGGGGTCATTCAAGATCAACGTAAATGGCTTTTCCACTTTCAGCAACGAGCGAAGTTTCTCAAAAAAGTCGTCCCAGTTTTTCTTGTCCTCCTCTGAAGCGCTGTCTCCGAGCATGCGGGCCTGTTCGTCCAAGCTTTCTATTATGCGGGCGATGATCCCCTCAACGGTCGTGAATCTGCCACCAAGGGATCCGGGTTCCACAAAAAGACTGATTTCCGGAATTTCCAGTCCGGCCGTGCTGCTCTTTAGCAAATCCCGGGAAAGGTCTTCTACGCGCAGCACGCTTAGCCTAATGATCCTACCGAATTGAGATATAGGGCCTTCTGACTTAACTTCGTTGTTTCGGTATCCGCAGTGGTCGCAATTGAACGACATAATCACAATGTCCCTGAAATAGGGAATGGACAAGTTGATCATGCGCTCTTCTCCGGGGGCTCCACAAGAAAAGCAGTGTGTAGGAAATGTGTGTATTCGGTCCACATCAATTGATTGAATTGACTCGAAAACCGAAGATTTGCTCGGTCCGGCTTCCCGCTCCGCGTCCGAAGGCTGTTTCTCCTTGCGGTCCAACAGATCCTTTATGATATCCGGGGACTCCTTTTTGATTGCCCCTTCGCTAACGGGATACTCTAATGACGATTCGGCGCAAAAGCCTATCTGCTCGTTCTGCTCCTTCGTCCTGAGTTGATGCGTCGTGACCAGCTTCTTGTCGTCAAACGGCGTCGCGCCAACGTGGCTGATGTAGGAGTTCCCAGTCAGATCTTCCAATACGATGGTAAACTCACCCTTTCCGTCGGCGTATTCGTTCAGTCGACTAATAACTCGCTCGATCGCTTCATACGTCTCCGGACATTCCTCTCGGCGAACGTGCTGCATGTATCCAAGACCCTTAGACGTCTCTCTCAACAGCCCCTCCACAGTCGTCAAAGCCCCCTTCTGCGTTTCCGCCGGAATTTCTAATTGCAATTCTGGTATCTTGACTACCGCGTAGTCATTCTTGATTACATAGCGGTTGAGATCCTACAATCCGCGTTTCGCACACAACGTTAGGACGCTCTTTTGAGCCCCCCGCGCGCCGTGCACAACGTTGCGGGCGTACGTGCACTATGCACACACATCAGCGTCCACACATACCTCTTGAGACGATATTTTGCACGTGATTTTTATGGACGACGGCTGCGCTGACGCGAATTGTACACCATTATCCGAGTAACTGCAGTGCGGGCATTCGAAGTGCGAAATGATCAAATCTTTAAAATAGGGAACCGTAGTCAACAAGAAGGTTGTTGTTCCTTCTTCTCTACAATTCATGCACATCGATGCCACACTGGTAGTCGAATTTTCCGAGCCAAGATTGGCGAACGTCCTGTTCCTGTCATTGCTTGAATTATTTGTCTCGTCTGCATCCCCCTTCTCGTCTCTCTCTAAGGAATTCTGAGGATCTGATTGAGGGCGAGTCATAGCAATAATCAATGCAAAAAAAAATAACATCTCAGCGCCTCTGATTTCACAATATTTACTTCTTTCACGCCACTTCCCCATCCGCTGTCTAGACCGCTCTCAGCGACTGACTGCCAAATTCCGAGGTCCCAAACTGCGAAAGAACCGCATAAACCCGGAGAAACAACTCGTCGTTGTCACCGCCTACTTCTCTCTGACGTCCCTTTCCCCTTAAATCGCGTCCACCATGTTCGCCTCCTTCTGCCCTGACTTCCCCAGACAGCTTTTTTTCTCTCTCGCCCCTCGCGTTCGCCCCCTCCGCTTCGCTCTCTTTAGACAGCCTCTATACACCTAAGTTGTATAGAAGTGTCGAAAATGCGTATCTTATTCGCCTCTCCTCTTCCAGGACAACACTAAGCACCTCGTCCTCTCACTCTTCCTACCTGCATTGACTCCGGCGCTTCAGTGCGTTCCGCACTTTTGCAGGCCACACCAAATTGTGTGTTTTCGTCGCAGACGAACCAAGCGCAGAAGACCGAGAAAATCTCTCAAATTTGATCCAGCGTATCAAAAAGGCGCTTTCTTGAGCAACGCAAACATTCAATTTCAACGAGGCTCCAAAAAAATAGACCATCTTCGTCCCGCCGCTTTTGGCCACAGGCGAACGCCCCAGGAATTTGTCCAGGGCGGCTGTCAACCTCGCTCAATATTTGTGGCATACATTCCTTCACCAACCATCGTTTCAGATCGGTATACCGTTAACGAACTACCTTATGGAATTCGGAGCATCGACAGCTCGACGATTACGACGCGCTCATAAAGCTCTCAGTTTTCGGCCTCGGAAATCAGCCGAATTTTGTGTAACGCTGACCTCGGGACTTCTCTCACTCAAGCTTCCAATCCGTGGCAGGCATAGATAACCGTCATTTACTAGACTTTGTATGGGAATCAGGCCTCAGCGGTACCGAGCCAATGAATTTCTCTTCGGTAAGATATATCTCAAAGTGATTGGAGTCGCCCTGCGCTCCACTTTAGAAAGAATTGACGGCCGACGAGAGCAGTGGCCAACAAGAGTGCATAAAAATGCGTGCTTTGGCTGATTCAACTAATAACACTTCCAACCCATATCCGTGAAAAAGAAAAACCAACCATGCTTTTGGCTttcattaatttttgaaaaaaatagacAAGCTTTGTTCATTTTTATAAGCAAAAACCGAAATCACTACAATCTGTTTTCTTTTTCGTGAATTTCTATCACAATATCTTCCAATGCAGGTATTTTTTCTCTTAGCTTTTTCTTGGCACTTCTGGCCAACTCTAGAGTCTGGTGCAAATCTTGGCTGTCTGCGATAATAACCAAGTCAGCAATTAGCTTCTGTCCAGACTTTCTCAAGCGGACCCGGCCAATCCGGATGCGAAGTAATTCGGAGACTTCAGAAAAATGCTTCTCGAACTTATCAAAGTAATTACGGTCGGTTAGTTCGTCAATGGCTCTTCTAATGACTGAAACTCCAGATTTAACTACAATCCCGGCCACAAATATAGCAGCCACATTGTCCAAATAAGGGATACCTAGCATCTCTCCCCCTATTCCGACGAAGGCAAGAGCAGTGGATATGGCATCTATACGGTGATGCCAAGCATTCGCCACGAGAACGGTCGAGTTGGCTTTCTTAGCAATGCGAATAGTCATTTGAAACAACAGCTCCTTTGTTATGATGCACCCCAATGCTATCCATAGCGTTATGGGGGTCGGGGTAACTGCCGGTGCGCTCGCTAATTCAACTGCTGCCTGCCAGCCTATTCCAAGTCCAGTGACAACCAGCAAAAAGGACACAGTGAAGCCGCCTAGGCTGTCAAACTGTGGTACGTGTCgcggttgtaaaaaaaaaaaagagtaaatcgTAAGACTAAATGGACAAGCGTCGCCCGACACCTTCAAGAAGATGCGCCCGCAAAGTCAAACGTATCGGGGTGGATGTACCGGAAACAAACTACAAACACAGCTATGCAGGAAAGAGAAAAACAACCACACTTAACTCTGCACTGCGCATGTAAAGGTGGAACCTGCAGTGTGTGACAAGCTGTGACGAGCCCACTTCAAGGGAAACATCTCATACATGCGATAAGATACGCGCATACGAACGAAGTGGTAAAGGACGCTCAATGACATACTTTGTAATATCCATAAGGATAGACGCTCGATGTGGGCTTTGAAGCTATGTGGTATGTGGCCAAGGCTATACTGTCGGTTATTAAATCACCTAGCGAGTGAAGCGAATCTGATACCAAAGAGGCAGAATTTCCAATCTAGACGCAAAGTGCTATCGTCAaaactatgcaaaaaaaaaaaactttgtgccaAATAAATAAGACTGTACAATTCCAAAGAGACCTTTGCTTTAATGAATGTAAGAAATTTCTACTCAGCACAATGCAAATTTAAGTGTTTCAGAGGGTGAATGTTTGATAGGAAGTAAACCGACATACCTGACTGTCAAAATTACATTAGTTACGAGCCCAAGGACAGTCAAACGGATTCCAATGGTCTGTATACGTTTATGTTCACGATCATCTGACACATTGGAGCCCTTGTCGCCGTCCGAGCTGTCGATTATGTCGTGATTATGTCCAATGTGCTGCAAAAAGGGATATTTATCGAAACGTAGGTTGCTGTAAACTATGGGTTTCATCTTTGCTTGCCTCCTGTACGTGAATTCTCTAGATTTGAACGTAGGAATATGAAAATGTTTTACGGATCCTCGGCGAGAAGAAACTAAAGCATGCTTAGGCAGAGAAAAGTGGTAAGCACAATCTCTCAGGCTGGGCACAGAACCAAGATGCATGTGAAATAATTTGCAAGCTGGAATAATATGAAAAGAAAACTATAGAGAAAACGTATAACAAGTCAAATTATCGGACTCCTCTTTGTAACAGCTTCCATATATGCAGCTTTTTTTTGGTCACCCAATAAAACATCGAGCAAAAAAATATGGCTCCATGAGGTTCTGTTGTAACAAACCGCCAACGCGCTAGGAGCTTTGgaactaaatgaaaaaaattataaggcGAGTAAGTGTGAAGCATCCGTTTGTGTGAATTGCTCTTCGAGAGCCTGCTGGAGCATATCAGCAGAAAATGAATGTTCCGGAAGCAGACCCAGTGCTTGATGGTAATAATGAATCGCATCGTCAAGGTTGCCTCTCAAATGATATGTGTATCCTAGTGCCGCATAAACTGTTGGGTTATAGGGCAAAAGGTTAGCGGCTTGCTCGTAATACTCAATTGCCTTATCGTAGTTCTTAATTTTTCGGTAAGCGTGTGCTGCGTTGAACAAGGTTGGCTCGAAAGTTTCGGTTAGATTATTTTCGACCATTTCTAGCACCTTTTCAAAATGTTCAatcgcttttttccagttgccttTTAAGTATTGAATGACGCCCACTTCGTGAACAGAACAGGGGTCTAGTGGCTGCATTTGACAGGCTTTTCCAACGAATTCGCTGGCTAGCTCAAGATTATTGACCCGTATAAGTTCTGAGGCAATAGAGAGGTAGGGGATGTGAGAGCCAGCTAGCAGACGCGAGGCTGTTCGATAAGAAGCCATGGCTTGATCATGCTCGCCTTCCCTTGCGAAGGTATGTCCATAACTAAGCCAACTCAACCCAAATTCTGGGTCAAGAACATTCGACTTGCTAAAGTAGCGGCGCGCACTGGGCCAAGATCCAATGAGGTAGTAGTAACAGCCCACGGCGTACCATGAGATGGCCGCCTTCGGATATTGATCTATCAAGTTATGTGCAAGATAGTATAAATCATTGGTCATATCGAGCTCTACCAAGCAGGCTATATGCACGGGAAGTACACTTGTAGAGTGCGGATACTTATCTAAAATTCTAAAAAAggtgttaaagtcgcctccatctACCccgaaaaaagaaattttttgcacACATACTTTTTTGAGATCTTGTAGGCATTGCTGAACTCCCCGTAGTAAAATGCGGAATTGGCTTTAAACGCCAATACGTATTCATTATCTTCGAATTGGCGACTCTGCTCTAATTTATAAAAAGGTTCGATCTGTTCGTAGTTTTTCCCGGGACAGACCACACCATTTTTAACACTTCCAAAACAGCTCATAAAACTGCTGGTTTTGCAGAGATAAAAAGTCCGAAGCCATTCTGCATTCTTGGGAAACTGAAGCGATCGGATAACTTGCTGTTCTTCTGGACCTGTGAGCATCAATTTATCTGTCAGTTTAGCCCATGCCTCGTAACAAAAAACATCTTCGTATAGGGCCTTTTTATACCAATAAACTGCTCTTTGTCTCAAATCCAGAGCTTCAAATGCGTCTCCTCTCAACAAGCAAATTGCGGCGTCTGTTTTAATTCCCTCGCCAATAGGAACTTGCTCATCAGAATCTTCTCTTCTCATTTCTTCCTCATCCTGTTTGTGATCGCCTAGGACTTCGATACAGCCATACCAATCCTTACACTGAACCTATATACGAATGATAGGTTGAGATTACTCGAATTCGAACCTCTGTTTGCATAAGTACGCAGTAGCGCTATTTACGTACTCGACACTTCGCAAGTAAAAGTGTACATTTTTTGTAGATATCGCTGTGAATATTATAGTTCACCGACGCATCATTGTACGACTTAAAATTGCTCAATGATGATTGTCGATATTTCTGAAGAAGATGGTTGGCTCGCTTATATTGGCCAGACTTGAAATAACATTGTGCTAATAAGTAAACGTTGTCCAAGTTGTCTGTAGGCATACCAGGCAAGGCATTCGAGTGAAAAGCGGATTTTTAAGAGTCAGTTAAAGATATTGAGAAAGGTGCACAACCACCTGAGGAGTCCATGTGGCTCTTATCTGTTCAGCTTGGCTGATAAGGAAGCAAGAGTTAAAAGTGTCAAAATAAGAGGCAAAGAGTATTACCCGGATCCAAGGCTACTAATTTATCGGCAAAAAATATGGCAGTATCAAATGAAGACTTCTCAGATGCATCAATAGCCAACGAACGCAAATTTTGAATGTTCATACGTTGTCTGCAcctgaaacactaagagcaccttaTTTTTTCAATTCTTTTGTCCGAATCTTTCAAAAAAATTCGAGTTACGCGCTGTGCATATATTCCTCTCGGTTTAATGACTATTTTTGCTCTTTGCATTACATGGCATACACATGCTGTTTTGCACTGAATCTTGTATCTACGCGACATAGGATATAAGCGATCCATCGGATAAATCACTTTAATTGTACTCAGCCGCTAAGCATAACTCTTTTTGACAGCGAGGCCTTCGGTTACCGGGGTAGCTGCAACAATGAGCCAGACGATTTCTATGGTATAAAGGATATCTTAGTATTTTCTAGTAAAAAAAAGTGTTTACCTTGAGCCTAGATGGCTGAAGATGCCTTTTTCAAATCTATTATGTTGTCGAACTATATATCACGATATTTGAATTTATCTTTAATTTAGCATTTTTATGAAATGCCTGAATCACCTTAATAATTAGGGAGGTATCATGTCCGTTTTTTGTTAACTTGTCAACCCAGTTGACAGATACATACATTCAAATATCGACATAGTTTCAGGGCTCTTCAGAGTTTTTATCTGTGAAAATTGTATTTCTCTTGTCATTAAACTTGTTCATAGTCTTTCGTTCTCCGTAAACCAAAAACGTTTCTACGCACTCAACGCCTTTTTCAATTAAATAATCCAGCTTTTTTCTATCACTTGAGGGCCAAGATCTAAGAACATAGGATTTTAGGTCGTAATTTTGGTCCTTAGCTGGACATCCTATTCCAACCTTGATTCTAGGAAAATGATTTGTTCCAAGATTTTCGATGATGTCCTTGACTCCATTTTGACCTCCTGATCTACCTTGACATTTAAACCTGATTACTCCAAATGGTAAATCAGCCGCATCGTGTATAATCAAACTGTTACCCGTTTAATGCAAAATTAAAGATTGTTCTCAATAGTTGTAGTTACAGAATTTTAGTAATAATAGAATTACGGACCAGTCGCTATAAGGAATTTTGAGGTAATCTACCCAACGTCTAACACACTTTCCAGATTGATTCATAAAAGTTAAGGGTTTGACTAGCGTCACGTTTTGCCCAAAAAGTGTACTTGCTATCGGAGGCAGTCAAAAAATTAGAAAACACTGaatcaataaaattaaagaaatgggCCGATCGACGACATATCCTATGCGCAGATTACCTACTCTTATACAAACTATCAAATTTATGTCGAAGAAGTTGAATTTTATGAATAGAAGAAAATGAATCAACAATATTGTATCCAATGTTGTGTCTGGAATGTTCGTATTGACTCCCCGGGTTTCCAAGACCAACGATTATCTTATGCCCACGTTTGATATCGTTGGAAACGCAATAATACCGAACAGTTACTTTAAAAAAAGTTGCTGAAAACATTTTGGTTAGCTTATGGTTTTGAGCTGGTTAACACTGGTCGTGGTTTCTGGCGGAGAAACTTCATGTGAGGGGTAGTTTTTAAACGGCAGGTGTAGATGTTAAAAACCAAAGCGTTGAATATTTCTAGGACGGTAAAAAATATGCTATCAAAGGCTCatataatttttatcattattacttTATAGCTCCTTATTTCAATAAATGTTTCATAAAACTTATGCATATAGTGAAAACACTACATATTTAATACCTTTGCATTTTTTTCTATAAAAGAACAGCCAATTGGAATACATACCAAAATGACAAAATTCCCTGCTTACTAGATAGTGATGGCTGGTTAGTACAATTGGGAGCTATAAGCCTCAGTTCAGCTCACAACACACATTATGGTAGTTTTAAAAACCATCTGAAGGACAACAGAAAACAAGCCTTTTTTGGCTCAAATCAGGATTCTTCAAAGGAGGTTCATTATTCTAAACTTGAGTTTATAGctaataaaatttattataataaCTTACAGAACTGTTTCGGGCGAACTTAGAATTCTTGCACGTTGAATTGATCACATTCATCTAATGGATTCTCCTAACCCCCATGCAACGTTGAGATAAATGTAACGCAGTCAGAGTTAGATATAGATGCATCGCTACCACCCAGTAATTCCCAATCAATGTTATTTACCAAAATTAGTATTCCGGGTCTTCTGTTATTTTTTAAGCTACGTCAGCTAGTGGTAATGCGGAAAGAGCTGAGATAGTCTGACATACATAACATCGTCTTGAAGAAACAGGTCTAATCTTTCCGACACCAAATTTTCCGATATGTATTTTACCAGTTCACGTAGAGATATAGTCTGTGTATCGAATGGAATTTGCAGCTGCTTGGCTTTATTTTTCATTATAAGCTCGAGTCCGCCGCTAATCTCAGAGTATTGGAGTTTATTTTATACATGAGTTCCCAGGTTATTGAATATAGAATAGAATGCGGATATTTAAACTTCCTCATACCTAAACTCAGCATTTACTAACATTGCCGAAAATGTATTTGGATGTATGAGTTTCGTCGAACGAATCAAAAACTATACCAATGAAATAGGCATAAAAAATTTTATCTGTTTGTTTTTAAGGTATAATGTTTTAGCGATATAGCTTTTTAGATGAAAGACATCGGTTTTATTAAAATAATGCATAGAAAattgtgaattttttatttatttatcggtaTATAGACCATAAACTACGTCGTATTTATAAGTATTATTATCACAAAAAATAGATAGTACGATTAATTGAGAGACTTGGAGTGTCGCGCTACTTAATATATTCTAATGTTTATTACACAACGTCTTATCCTTGTAGCCGAGTTTTCTTTTTATTCACCGCTACATTTCACCAGCCTAAACTCTAAAACCTAATTGTTCGGCCACTATAGAAACATGTCTAGCCGTTATAGCAAGAAGTTTGAACAGTCTTCTAATACACCAAAACATAACGGCAGCACAACAAAAGATTCCCAATCTATAAGAAAAGAGAAAGATAAAGCCAAAACGTCTAAACCTTTATATTCTACAAATATAGATGAATCTTTCTATTTTACAAATAACAAAACTTCAGATTCTCATTCAAATAAAAACGTTAAGAATAAGAGACATAGGAAGCTCACGTCGATGGATAAGCAAGCTGATAAATACGAATCTCATACAAAGCATTTTGTGAATAATGAAACACTATCACCTGGAGTTGATATCTTACATAGTGATGACGAGATATCCAGTTCAAGCAATAAATATGAAGATGATGAATACGACATCAAAAGCGACCTACCCAATAAAAACTCCGCCCACTCCAATCAAAAGAGGTCACAGACTCATCATGCAAGCTCTGACAGTGAATTAACTGACAAAGATATGAAATTTTGGGAAGAACCAAATGAATCTAGGGAGGAGGTACGCTTAAGAAAAAAATCTAATGTTTTATTCTTTAAAATTCCTATGTTCTCCGCTAATTAattcaaataatta
The sequence above is drawn from the Schistocerca gregaria isolate iqSchGreg1 unplaced genomic scaffold, iqSchGreg1.2 ptg000615l, whole genome shotgun sequence genome and encodes:
- the LOC126317002 gene encoding zinc finger protein ZPR1 homolog; this translates as MQHVRREECPETYEAIERVISRLNEYADGKGEFTIVLEDLTGNSYISHVGATPFDDKKLVTTHQLRTKEQNEQIGFCAESSLEYPVSEGAIKKESPDIIKDLLDRKEKQPSDAEREAGPSKSSVFESIQSIDVDRIHTFPTHCFSCGAPGEERMINLSIPYFRDIVIMSFNCDHCGYRNNEVKSEGPISQFGRIIRLSVLRVEDLSRDLLKSSTAGLEIPEISLFVEPGSLGGRFTTVEGIIARIIESLDEQARMLGDSASEEDKKNWDDFFEKLRSLLKVEKPFTLILNDPIANSYIQSFTAPEPDPQIQEEDYVRSKEQDEMLGLDTMNTENYAEEDQKEEVC
- the LOC126317001 gene encoding uncharacterized protein LOC126317001, with amino-acid sequence MLRGSDEVAEYDSPSCRMSRKDERRLKKRLVSRGQLRYPEVSDAFEEEIAERLDRDAKEVSHLGNFGRGRRDRSEGELRVEDDEPIPVVSEYESLLKTFKVRRDSEELGCFLKRGRVLGARGRGGGGRYGEWLECEKEGLETGGVGRGEEGEFEGGRGRVEGWKRGEEEELKAHEEKVRRIEREKEMGDAVLCEGEEEEGGQEMGCEAFERADARLRWLNEGVVEGWNGLFEEMWESLGEEVVGVLSRGSVREGVAGVGDGEGGEEGVVGMSGRRLKMTKLQSELFRILTGYVDTLWASRIGIDRLESMSVVALHVVDHVLNAQSQIRSHSAVLARRGEERRSVIQALKRLRASTGAQSDQMEAMRDLPAELSMRWRGMTEREDLIKELQAHLDREEEEYRDQGFTRPKVLVLLPMRNAAMQFVELVLKLVSKTGRSQVVNKRKFFDEYFCADFVPRSNKSELWHALFQGSTDDVFRLGISFAPRHVVLYSDFYVSDIIVASPLGLRLSIQNNDHDTDYLSSIEIAVVDSYNVLLMQNWDHVKWVFDRLSKIPSSPDRTDFGRVRPYYLNDQAAYYRQTVMLGNYVNADVNALFNRTLKNARGKVRIHSLELERGCIDRVTSFARQVFYRLDVDSHDKAAETRLDYFKSHLYRQITSEWSAGTLIFIPCYFDYVQIRNFFKKQLQDDAEFVASCEYTKEWELARNQRYFKKGKSQIMLYTERLYFYKGDPVVGVKNILFYAPPFHAHYYAELVNMVPQDGVCCTLYSRYDLLQMEPIIGKSQTKEMLRNSKKVHSLLR
- the LOC126316945 gene encoding uncharacterized protein LOC126316945 — its product is MHLGSVPSLRDCAYHFSLPKHALVSSRRGSVKHFHIPTFKSREFTYRRQAKMKPIVYSNLRFDKYPFLQHIGHNHDIIDSSDGDKGSNVSDDREHKRIQTIGIRLTVLGLVTNVILTVSKGLFGIIGNSASLVSDSLHSLGDLITDSIALATYHIASKPTSSVYPYGYYKFDSLGGFTVSFLLVVTGLGIGWQAAVELASAPAVTPTPITLWIALGCIITKELLFQMTIRIAKKANSTVLVANAWHHRIDAISTALAFVGIGGEMLGIPYLDNVAAIFVAGIVVKSGVSVIRRAIDELTDRNYFDKFEKHFSEVSELLRIRIGRVRLRKSGQKLIADLVIIADSQDLHQTLELARSAKKKLREKIPALEDIVIEIHEKENRL